The genomic window GCGACCTCTGTTCAGAGCTCCAGTTAGCCTTTCATTCGCACTCCTCGGGAGGGTCACACTGGGGAGAACAAACTGTGATGCTGGAGGCCGGCCATTCTGAAATGTGTTTAGTGGCTTGCGCCGGCTGCTACAACTGGGGAAAaatggggtggtggtgcgaggtttggaggttgttgtcggcGACAAGACACGCTCAATCGTCAATTGACGTTCTGgatgctggctgctgggCGGCTGGCTTGGCACCCGCCAAGCTGGGGGGAGGCTgcgggagaagaaaagtGGGGAGCTAGGCTGGGTCACGTGAATGAGTGCTATCTCATTTTGTCTCGCAGTTTCATGCTGGATGCAATTGGCAGGCAAACGACGTCTCTGAAGGGTCACAGGTAGGAGCTTCAAAATTGAAGCTCGTTGAGCTTTCTTTGAAccctttcctttttcccACGTATTCCGTGTTTGGTTGTTCACGGTACAGAGCTTTGGCCAGACCATCACATGCTTTGCTCAGCTCCCCCACCCAAGCTTCCAATCTCTTCGAAACCTGGGCACTTGACCGTTGAAATGTTCCATTTGCAACGCAACGGCATTGAGGCTACACGACGAATTGCTTAATCTTCTGAAAAATGAGGCTTGGTATTGATCCCTTTGTCTCACGATGTGCCACTGGTGCCAAGGCAAGGCTCCGCGTATTCTCGCATGActttccaacccccaccaccaattCCTTCCTGGTTGATCACATCTGCAGGCTTACGACACGACAGGGCCGTCGTGGAACTTTGACTGGAGGTATCATCGGCGATTGCTGGCTCAGCCTCGACGCTGTTGGCATCGGAATCTGCCTGTTATCACCACCTAAGGAAATGCGGTCAATAACAATATGCCTGGGCTTTTTGATTGATACTACACTACTTGAGACCAACAAAACACTCCGGGGTTAGTGCCGTGCGGCCTTACACCGGGCTCGGAGGAGGCGCGGGTCCGGCAGAGTCCCAGCGCGGGCGGGGGTTAGCGCCATGACGTCAAATTGCAAAGAAGCAACAGCACAACTCGGACGAGGGGGGAAAGATGCATTCATCAATCAAAAGATTCTGAAAATAGCACTGACGAAATGATGGgcaaaaaggaaagaagTTGTCAAGTGTTAGGCATCAAAAAATACGGGTAGTATCAGACAACGGGGTCCTGCCTGATTGGGTTTTTTGCACCGCCGCGATTATGGGGACTAGGGAGGAAACACATTTGAATGTTCGCTTCCGCTCATGGAACCcatggttgctgctgctgcaatgTTTTAGAAATCGAGACAAGACCCAATGGCCCGGCCAAAACCACGGGGATCGATCTGATCCTTTCAATCCGAGCCATTTACCTAGCCGCATTCAGCCTCTCAGCTTACCATATCACTCAACCCTAAATAACACTGTCTTCGAAACTGGATACTGTAGGGGACggctttttccttttctctcttttcttccatcATAAA from Podospora pseudoanserina strain CBS 124.78 chromosome 7 map unlocalized CBS124.78p_7.2, whole genome shotgun sequence includes these protein-coding regions:
- a CDS encoding uncharacterized protein (EggNog:ENOG503P6ZE; COG:S), with protein sequence MVWPKLCTVNNQTRNTWEKGKGSKKAQRASILKLLPVTLQRRRLPANCIQHETARQNEIALIHVTQPSSPLFFSRSLPPAWRVPSQPPSSQHPERQLTIERVLSPTTTSKPRTTTPFFPSCSSRRKPLNTFQNGRPPASQGRHGPGVCPVEQHANQSLQVLPLDPPNRLPHHPLRLCHPRNRGLHRLEVGWRLGPPSKAQGRSPRRALNVGGQRRGSVHLDEKRASKTDTKQAIRGGYATEPFLGCKIRMMCFALVTVDMLSLPEADKSRIYKSLPLPQ